Proteins from a genomic interval of Chryseobacterium indologenes:
- a CDS encoding helix-turn-helix transcriptional regulator, which translates to MKRENIDQLVKVEYHVTANCPLKGNKFSFFQIIYVISGKGSFTINNNIASYGKGSLILLTPDDEHHLEIEDKTELLLVKFSERYIKDYKWNNINSIGCLLYGASYLSGCILQNKPDIILVESIITSLLHGLNHPDLYQEELTLHYVNALIVIAARNISKMRAESVGSNTDKRILDIINYIQGNIHDPSLLKVGVIAQQFGLSETYLGSYFKNHCGETITHYILNYKLRLIEHRLLFSDMRINEIVTEFGFSDESHLNKFFKKQHHMSLTEFKKSKGLSKVAI; encoded by the coding sequence ATGAAAAGAGAGAATATTGACCAATTGGTAAAAGTTGAATATCACGTAACTGCAAATTGCCCGTTGAAAGGCAATAAATTCTCCTTTTTTCAGATCATATATGTTATTTCCGGGAAAGGTTCTTTTACCATCAACAATAATATTGCCTCTTATGGTAAAGGCAGCCTGATATTACTGACACCTGATGATGAACATCATCTGGAAATTGAAGATAAAACAGAACTTCTACTGGTAAAATTCAGTGAACGGTATATAAAGGATTATAAATGGAACAATATTAATTCTATCGGATGCTTACTGTATGGGGCTTCCTATCTTTCAGGATGTATTTTACAGAATAAGCCGGATATTATTTTGGTGGAGTCCATCATCACCTCGTTACTCCATGGATTGAATCATCCGGATCTTTATCAGGAAGAACTGACCCTGCATTATGTGAACGCATTGATTGTGATTGCTGCAAGAAATATCTCAAAGATGCGCGCCGAAAGTGTAGGTTCCAATACTGATAAAAGGATACTCGATATCATCAACTATATTCAGGGAAACATCCATGATCCGTCTCTTTTGAAAGTGGGAGTCATTGCCCAGCAATTCGGGCTTTCGGAAACCTACCTCGGCAGCTATTTTAAAAATCATTGCGGGGAAACAATCACCCATTATATCCTGAACTACAAATTAAGACTCATAGAGCACCGGCTTCTTTTCAGCGATATGAGGATCAATGAAATCGTGACTGAATTTGGATTTTCAGACGAAAGCCACCTGAATAAGTTTTTTAAAAAGCAACATCACATGAGCCTGACAGAGTTTAAAAAAAGCAAAGGTCTTTCTAAAGTGGCAATTTAG
- a CDS encoding T9SS type A sorting domain-containing protein, with amino-acid sequence MVVLKNETGTSGFSISPVYIPAITGSTGIHMGTGAAKILKASDGNYFVGGGLYKINNNSGVSHRQGSMAFVAKYNSQGGQDNNFNFYASKGSDSGSNGGVDYQLDAQDNLYVMAVDNSYSSGASLYYYRIYKTDKYGNLDYSFGNTNFTGYLNVSAAFSSITAYKTNFRKMFIQPDGKILLAGNTTYVVNSTTTQNKEILLARFNTDGTLDSTFGTNGYVVHDIDPASFETFIDAGTNADMTEIYVSANLSNPTDNIYKTAVVKFKNTSANLSTKEGTPVKQDAQFYPNPVKDILKFNTEGKVTVYDMNGKLVLSKDDADGKKGIDVSGLTPGNYLIQIKNAKETISSKFIKN; translated from the coding sequence GTGGTCGTTTTAAAAAATGAAACAGGTACTTCAGGTTTTTCCATTTCACCTGTGTATATCCCTGCTATAACGGGGAGTACAGGAATTCATATGGGTACAGGCGCCGCAAAGATCCTTAAAGCTTCCGATGGAAATTATTTTGTTGGTGGTGGTTTATATAAAATTAATAATAATTCAGGGGTGAGCCACAGACAAGGTTCAATGGCATTTGTAGCAAAGTATAATTCTCAGGGTGGCCAGGACAATAATTTTAATTTTTATGCTTCTAAGGGTTCAGATAGTGGCAGCAATGGTGGTGTAGATTATCAGCTGGATGCGCAGGATAATCTTTATGTAATGGCTGTAGACAATTCCTATAGCAGTGGAGCATCATTGTATTATTACCGAATCTATAAAACAGATAAGTATGGCAATCTAGACTACTCTTTCGGAAATACTAACTTTACCGGATATTTGAATGTTTCTGCTGCTTTTTCATCTATAACCGCCTATAAAACTAATTTCCGAAAAATGTTCATACAGCCGGATGGCAAAATCTTATTAGCTGGTAATACAACGTATGTAGTTAATTCTACAACCACTCAGAATAAAGAAATATTGTTAGCCCGTTTTAATACCGATGGAACATTAGACAGTACATTTGGAACCAATGGCTATGTAGTACATGATATTGATCCTGCTTCTTTTGAAACCTTTATTGATGCAGGAACCAATGCTGATATGACAGAAATCTATGTCAGTGCAAATCTTAGTAACCCAACAGATAATATATATAAAACGGCTGTCGTAAAGTTTAAAAATACTTCTGCCAACCTATCTACTAAAGAAGGTACTCCTGTTAAACAAGATGCTCAATTCTATCCAAATCCTGTAAAGGATATTCTGAAATTCAATACCGAAGGAAAAGTAACAGTCTATGATATGAATGGAAAACTGGTCCTTTCAAAAGATGATGCCGATGGGAAAAAGGGCATTGATGTTTCTGGATTGACACCCGGAAACTACCTTATCCAGATAAAAAATGCCAAAGAAACGATTAGTTCTAAGTTTATTAAAAACTAA
- a CDS encoding Crp/Fnr family transcriptional regulator yields the protein MTGEFENYLSGIAELSAEEVNFSIQFFKSKHVKKGEFFIRENEVCRDIGFISVGAVKAYAIDEDGSENITCFKFENEFVTSFSEFVSQEKSRRSIRAIEDTVIYTIGYLDYQQLTGQVTAWNSVIKSVMEKEYIQKERYMLSYNNKSALDKYRNVLSGEPMLARRIATQDLASYLGIT from the coding sequence ATGACTGGTGAATTTGAAAATTACCTGTCCGGTATAGCAGAACTGTCAGCTGAAGAGGTCAATTTTTCTATACAGTTCTTCAAATCCAAACATGTAAAGAAAGGTGAATTTTTTATTCGTGAGAATGAAGTCTGCCGTGATATTGGATTTATCAGTGTCGGTGCTGTAAAAGCATATGCTATCGACGAAGATGGGAGTGAAAATATAACATGCTTCAAATTTGAAAATGAATTTGTAACCTCATTTTCGGAATTTGTGTCACAGGAAAAATCCAGAAGGAGCATCAGAGCTATAGAAGATACTGTAATCTATACAATAGGCTATCTTGATTATCAGCAACTCACAGGTCAGGTAACCGCATGGAATAGCGTTATTAAATCGGTGATGGAGAAAGAGTATATCCAAAAAGAACGTTACATGCTGAGTTACAATAATAAGTCGGCTTTAGATAAATACCGCAATGTTTTGTCTGGTGAACCAATGCTCGCCCGGCGAATAGCAACACAGGATCTGGCATCTTATCTTGGTATTACGTAA
- a CDS encoding 2,3,4,5-tetrahydropyridine-2,6-dicarboxylate N-succinyltransferase, with product MSLQQTIENIWDNRDLLQNEDSQKAIREVISLLDSGELRVAEPTENGWQVNEWVKKAVVMYFPIQKMETIEVGPFEFHDKIPLKKNYAEKGVRVVPHAIAREGSFVASGVIMMPSYVNIGAYVDSGTMVDTWATVGSCAQIGKNVHLSGGVGIGGVLEPLQAAPVIIEDDCFIGSRCIVVEGVHVEKEAVLGANVVLTASTKIIDVTGNEPIEIKGRVPARSVVIPGSYTKQYPAGEYQVPCALIIGQRKESTDKKTSLNDALRDNNVAV from the coding sequence ATGTCGTTACAACAAACTATTGAAAACATTTGGGATAATAGAGACCTATTACAAAATGAAGACAGCCAAAAAGCGATTAGAGAGGTAATTTCTTTACTAGATTCCGGAGAACTTCGTGTAGCTGAACCTACAGAAAACGGTTGGCAGGTAAATGAGTGGGTGAAGAAAGCCGTAGTAATGTATTTCCCGATCCAGAAGATGGAAACTATTGAAGTAGGTCCGTTCGAATTTCATGACAAAATTCCTTTAAAGAAAAATTATGCAGAAAAAGGAGTAAGAGTAGTTCCTCATGCCATTGCGAGAGAAGGTTCTTTCGTAGCTTCAGGAGTTATTATGATGCCTTCTTACGTAAACATCGGAGCATACGTAGATTCAGGAACCATGGTAGATACATGGGCTACAGTAGGAAGCTGTGCGCAAATCGGTAAAAACGTTCACCTAAGCGGTGGAGTTGGAATCGGTGGTGTTTTAGAGCCATTACAGGCAGCACCGGTAATCATTGAAGATGACTGTTTCATCGGTTCAAGATGTATCGTTGTAGAAGGTGTACACGTAGAAAAAGAAGCTGTTTTGGGGGCTAATGTAGTATTGACTGCCTCTACAAAAATTATTGACGTAACAGGAAACGAGCCTATCGAAATCAAAGGAAGAGTTCCTGCACGTTCCGTAGTCATTCCTGGTAGCTATACAAAACAATATCCTGCGGGAGAATATCAGGTTCCATGTGCTTTGATCATCGGTCAGAGAAAAGAATCTACCGATAAAAAAACATCTCTGAACGATGCATTGAGAGATAACAATGTTGCTGTTTAA
- a CDS encoding isoprenylcysteine carboxylmethyltransferase family protein: MKFAKNYSFMTDYIRFFIPAYFILFFVIAFLGISIKVARRIGKNPIVFPKDDTAYACIGRYFKITLLTLFGYTVIIAWIPDQMQQSCIISFLNIPIVKYIGIALMISALIWTVTAQVQMKDSWRIGIDQDAKTRLIIHGLFRFSRNPIFLGMTVSLVGFFLLFPTLIAFLFLTTGSLLMQIQIRLEEEYLVKQHGQIYLAYKKRVARMLSLY; this comes from the coding sequence CTGAAATTTGCCAAAAACTATTCTTTCATGACAGATTACATCAGATTTTTTATTCCGGCTTACTTCATCTTGTTTTTCGTCATTGCTTTTTTAGGCATTAGTATTAAAGTTGCCCGGCGAATAGGAAAGAACCCCATCGTTTTTCCTAAAGATGATACTGCTTATGCATGTATTGGCAGGTATTTTAAAATTACTTTGTTAACGTTGTTCGGTTATACGGTTATAATTGCATGGATTCCTGATCAGATGCAACAATCTTGTATAATAAGCTTTTTGAATATTCCCATTGTAAAATATATTGGAATTGCTTTGATGATATCAGCACTGATCTGGACAGTAACCGCTCAGGTTCAGATGAAAGATTCATGGCGTATCGGGATTGATCAAGACGCAAAAACAAGGCTTATTATCCACGGACTGTTCAGGTTTTCAAGAAATCCTATATTTTTGGGAATGACAGTCAGTCTCGTCGGATTTTTTCTTTTGTTTCCTACGCTGATCGCATTCCTGTTTTTAACAACAGGAAGCCTTTTAATGCAGATTCAGATAAGGCTTGAAGAAGAATATTTAGTAAAACAGCATGGCCAAATCTATCTGGCTTATAAAAAGAGGGTTGCGCGGATGTTGAGCCTTTATTAA
- a CDS encoding MFS transporter, with product MKRSIYVLALGAFGIITTEFGVVGILPTLSRQFGVSIDTAGWLLSAFAITVAVSSPFITSFTNKINRKFLLCLVMSIFVLSNIISAFSTNFTMLMIARILPAVLHPLFWNISIAIAFKEKGAKGVSTVMLGLSLATVLGIPMTTYAADLFHNWKASFFLSSAISLIAFIGLLLFIPSIPAEKEKSAQNQFIVLKNPFLWMNLISTIGTLAAMFSSYTYLTTYLEEITRMNGAQISVMLLLFGGMGTLGNWLMGLALHRNVQLTTRVFLVLLITVQIFAYFLGGIFIPMILIVSLWGMIHTGGFLVSNIRTTQTVPHHALEFVNSLLTSSFNIGISLGAFLGGIVSSHYGVHHVLTVSILLLSVTLVLSFFSFPKNIAEKKDSDQSEFVTPACERT from the coding sequence ATGAAAAGATCAATTTACGTCCTTGCCCTGGGCGCTTTTGGTATCATTACCACTGAATTCGGAGTGGTTGGTATTTTACCTACACTCAGCCGGCAGTTCGGAGTATCCATAGATACGGCAGGATGGCTGCTGAGCGCGTTTGCCATTACGGTTGCCGTTTCATCGCCTTTTATCACGTCATTCACCAATAAGATAAACCGCAAGTTTCTTCTATGTCTGGTGATGAGTATTTTTGTACTTTCAAATATTATCTCTGCCTTTTCTACAAACTTTACGATGCTTATGATTGCCCGAATATTACCGGCAGTATTGCATCCGCTTTTCTGGAATATTTCTATTGCCATTGCATTCAAGGAAAAGGGTGCCAAAGGGGTATCCACAGTAATGCTGGGGCTAAGCCTTGCTACTGTTCTCGGGATTCCTATGACTACGTATGCAGCTGATCTCTTCCACAACTGGAAGGCTTCATTTTTCCTGAGTAGCGCCATCAGTCTGATCGCATTTATAGGATTACTCCTTTTTATTCCCTCGATACCTGCAGAAAAAGAAAAATCTGCACAGAATCAGTTTATTGTATTGAAAAACCCTTTTTTATGGATGAATCTGATTTCTACCATTGGTACATTGGCGGCAATGTTTTCCAGCTATACCTACCTTACGACTTATCTTGAGGAAATTACCCGCATGAACGGCGCGCAGATCAGTGTTATGCTTCTTCTTTTCGGGGGTATGGGAACTCTTGGAAATTGGCTGATGGGACTTGCTTTACACAGAAATGTACAACTTACAACAAGAGTATTTTTAGTGTTATTAATTACAGTGCAAATTTTTGCTTATTTCCTGGGAGGTATTTTTATTCCTATGATTCTGATTGTTTCTCTTTGGGGAATGATTCATACCGGTGGATTTTTGGTTTCCAATATCCGAACCACGCAAACGGTTCCTCACCATGCATTGGAATTTGTAAACAGCTTACTGACGTCCTCTTTTAACATCGGGATTTCATTAGGGGCATTTCTCGGAGGTATTGTCAGTTCTCATTACGGAGTTCACCATGTGCTCACCGTAAGTATATTACTATTGTCAGTCACGCTTGTTTTAAGTTTCTTTTCTTTTCCTAAAAATATTGCGGAAAAGAAAGATTCAGATCAAAGTGAATTTGTAACACCGGCTTGTGAGAGAACCTAA
- a CDS encoding MBL fold metallo-hydrolase codes for MLREIAPEVFHIPLMPRNSINCYIIEGVLVDSGIRNSYTIIKKAIREIPVYQHVLTHAHPDHQGCSDQICAESGIPLLCHPDEVVRTESGMVTTEYPTPQHWIAQLQQKYWAGQGHKVDETIAENDMIGNFKVIETPGHSAGHISLFRERDGVLIIGDAATNMNLLTTVAGLRLPPNLFTSDQESNINSLQKLAQLHPAIICFGHGPVMQNKDRKFEQFVSQCSQLI; via the coding sequence ATGTTACGTGAAATTGCACCTGAAGTATTCCATATTCCGCTTATGCCAAGAAACAGCATCAACTGTTATATTATTGAAGGAGTACTGGTAGATTCCGGAATAAGGAATTCATATACCATTATAAAGAAGGCCATCCGGGAAATTCCTGTTTATCAACATGTATTAACGCATGCCCATCCGGATCATCAGGGCTGCAGTGATCAGATATGTGCAGAGTCTGGGATCCCTTTGCTTTGTCATCCCGACGAGGTTGTAAGGACCGAATCCGGTATGGTAACCACTGAATATCCGACTCCGCAACATTGGATAGCACAACTTCAACAAAAGTACTGGGCTGGTCAGGGACATAAAGTTGATGAGACAATCGCCGAAAATGATATGATCGGAAACTTTAAGGTAATAGAAACTCCCGGACATTCAGCCGGTCATATTTCTTTATTCCGCGAGCGGGATGGTGTACTGATAATCGGGGATGCGGCGACCAATATGAATCTGCTTACCACAGTGGCGGGTCTGAGGCTTCCTCCAAACCTATTCACATCTGATCAGGAATCTAATATCAATTCGCTCCAAAAATTAGCACAGCTACATCCGGCTATTATATGTTTTGGCCACGGACCGGTCATGCAAAATAAGGATAGGAAGTTCGAGCAATTTGTATCTCAGTGCAGTCAGCTTATTTAA
- a CDS encoding TonB-dependent receptor: MSIIFKKRLLIALVLPTAALYYGQTTKDSLEKSKSIDEVMLVGRNLSQTAKERKTPVAVSTIKAAEIQEKLGNREFPEIMKSTPSVYVTKVGGGFGDSRINMRGFDGANIAVIINGQPVNDMQGGTVYWSNWTGLADIASNIQIQRGLGASKFVVPSVGGTINIVTKATDSEQKAMIKAEAGNDNYSRLSAMYSSGLKNKWGTTVLLSRWQGDGYINGTKGEGYSWFFSTGFKPNEKHAFNLIATGAPQVHDTRRSSATGANVATLRQLDTYGRRYNPQTGMMNGSQFNLAPNFYHKPIASLNWDWNINDNLKLSTVVYGSWGRGGGGTGLNGSIKNANGQTMNFMNYGPGGDGTINWDMISRYNQGGTVTDYNGNSFQKGTFTAPAGGPTDYNGQYVSTLNGTSGIVRKQSINAHDWYGVIADLNYKKNNWTFNGGIDLKTYKGALYDIVTDMLGSNALYVKNTVNAPNGYYIDRTVKPEPLTKLNNAQKVSIYNEGLVKWAGVYGMVEYSSEKLSASVQGSVSEQYYKRRDYMLYTPGNQETKWYHKTGYIVKGGANYNIDDHHNVFFNAGVISRQPLFNALFPSNQNIYNDAKNERIFSLELGYGFKSRYIDVNINAYRTQWDDRFISRTFNATAADVAKFPQLQLGNAYFYNALNVGQIHQGVELEAKARPFANLKVRGMLSLGNWKYKGNANFNILDVQSNQEVSGATGTINIKDLKVGDAAQTTASLGVDYNITKAFSIDANWEYYDKLYAQFNPINFLTEADREKGIVKLPSYNLFDVGASYKFEISQKKSLTLRANVYNLFNKYYISELSSNIHTTDKIANGPDAGKTYQEAGRVYQGIADGNTGFLGFGRTWSVAATFRF, from the coding sequence ATGAGCATTATTTTTAAAAAGCGCCTTCTTATAGCGCTTGTATTGCCTACGGCTGCCTTATATTACGGGCAGACGACAAAGGATTCTTTAGAAAAATCCAAATCTATTGATGAGGTGATGTTGGTAGGTAGAAACCTATCTCAAACAGCCAAAGAAAGAAAAACTCCTGTTGCAGTTTCCACAATTAAGGCAGCGGAAATTCAGGAGAAATTAGGAAACAGAGAGTTTCCTGAAATCATGAAGTCTACTCCATCCGTCTATGTCACCAAAGTTGGTGGCGGATTCGGTGACAGTAGAATCAACATGAGAGGTTTTGACGGTGCCAATATCGCAGTGATCATCAACGGACAACCGGTGAATGATATGCAGGGAGGTACTGTATACTGGTCTAACTGGACTGGTTTGGCTGATATTGCAAGCAATATTCAGATTCAGAGAGGTCTGGGAGCATCTAAATTTGTAGTTCCTTCTGTAGGTGGAACCATCAATATTGTAACCAAAGCTACTGATTCTGAACAAAAAGCAATGATCAAAGCTGAGGCTGGTAACGACAACTATTCCAGATTATCTGCCATGTACTCTTCAGGGTTAAAAAATAAGTGGGGAACCACGGTATTGCTTTCCCGCTGGCAAGGTGACGGATATATCAACGGAACAAAAGGTGAAGGATATTCATGGTTTTTCTCTACAGGATTTAAGCCTAATGAAAAGCATGCCTTCAACTTAATTGCAACCGGAGCGCCACAGGTACACGATACAAGAAGGTCTTCTGCTACCGGAGCCAATGTAGCTACTCTGCGCCAATTGGATACCTATGGAAGAAGATACAATCCGCAAACCGGAATGATGAATGGTTCTCAATTTAATTTAGCGCCTAACTTTTATCACAAGCCAATCGCTTCCTTAAACTGGGACTGGAATATCAATGACAACCTTAAATTATCCACAGTTGTTTACGGCTCATGGGGGCGCGGAGGCGGAGGTACCGGGCTGAACGGTTCCATTAAAAATGCTAACGGGCAAACCATGAATTTCATGAATTACGGACCGGGCGGAGATGGTACAATCAACTGGGATATGATTTCCCGCTACAACCAGGGAGGTACGGTAACCGATTATAACGGAAATTCTTTCCAGAAAGGTACCTTTACAGCGCCTGCAGGTGGACCTACCGATTATAACGGACAATATGTATCCACTCTGAACGGAACAAGCGGTATTGTAAGAAAGCAAAGTATTAATGCTCACGACTGGTACGGAGTCATTGCAGACCTTAATTATAAAAAGAATAACTGGACCTTTAACGGAGGAATCGATCTTAAAACGTACAAAGGCGCCCTTTATGATATCGTGACCGATATGTTGGGATCTAATGCCTTATATGTTAAAAATACAGTCAATGCTCCAAACGGTTATTATATTGACCGTACAGTAAAACCTGAACCCCTTACTAAGCTTAATAATGCTCAGAAAGTATCGATCTACAACGAAGGTCTTGTAAAATGGGCCGGCGTATACGGAATGGTTGAATATAGCTCTGAAAAACTAAGTGCATCTGTACAGGGATCGGTTTCTGAACAGTACTACAAGAGAAGAGATTATATGTTGTACACTCCGGGAAATCAGGAAACAAAATGGTATCACAAAACAGGATATATTGTAAAAGGAGGGGCCAATTATAATATTGATGACCACCACAATGTATTTTTTAATGCAGGAGTTATTTCAAGACAGCCTCTGTTCAACGCTTTATTCCCTTCTAACCAGAACATTTATAACGATGCTAAAAACGAAAGAATCTTCTCTTTAGAATTGGGTTATGGTTTCAAATCCCGTTATATCGATGTGAATATTAATGCATACAGAACGCAGTGGGATGACAGATTTATTTCAAGAACGTTTAATGCTACGGCTGCGGATGTGGCCAAGTTCCCGCAGCTTCAGCTTGGAAACGCCTATTTCTATAATGCCCTTAATGTGGGACAAATACACCAGGGTGTTGAATTGGAGGCAAAGGCAAGACCTTTTGCTAACCTTAAAGTAAGAGGGATGCTATCGTTAGGAAACTGGAAATACAAAGGAAATGCAAATTTCAACATTCTTGATGTTCAAAGCAATCAGGAAGTTTCCGGAGCAACGGGTACGATCAATATTAAAGATCTTAAAGTGGGAGATGCTGCGCAGACGACAGCAAGTTTAGGTGTTGATTATAATATTACCAAGGCCTTCAGTATTGATGCTAACTGGGAGTATTATGACAAATTATATGCACAATTCAACCCTATCAACTTCCTTACAGAAGCAGACAGAGAAAAAGGGATTGTAAAATTACCAAGCTACAATCTGTTTGATGTAGGGGCAAGCTATAAATTTGAAATCAGTCAGAAAAAATCTCTGACACTACGAGCAAATGTTTATAATTTATTCAACAAGTATTATATTTCTGAACTAAGTTCAAACATTCATACTACTGATAAAATTGCCAATGGTCCTGATGCAGGAAAAACTTACCAGGAGGCAGGAAGAGTATATCAGGGTATTGCAGATGGTAACACAGGATTTCTTGGTTTTGGAAGAACATGGTCAGTTGCAGCTACTTTTAGATTCTAA
- a CDS encoding C40 family peptidase: MISELFQNTRSIKQLSVLLIASAFVVSCGTSKKVSSSKKSGNKTVVKAENLRKLDSKFDGKVPRSVNEILKDAEKYLGTPYKFGGNTSSGFDCSGFTVKVFEENSFNLPRRSSDQAEAGQNIDIRDVKPGDLLFFATAGGSRVSHVGIVHDIGNDGEVRFIHASTSKGVIISSLNEKYWNKAYLHAQRVL, translated from the coding sequence ATGATATCGGAATTATTTCAGAATACACGATCAATAAAGCAGCTGTCGGTCCTACTGATTGCCTCTGCTTTTGTAGTGTCCTGCGGGACTTCGAAGAAAGTTTCTTCCTCAAAAAAATCTGGCAACAAAACGGTAGTAAAAGCTGAAAACCTCAGAAAGCTGGACTCAAAATTTGACGGAAAAGTTCCAAGATCAGTTAATGAAATTTTAAAAGATGCTGAAAAGTATCTGGGAACCCCATATAAATTCGGAGGAAATACCTCTTCAGGCTTTGATTGTTCAGGATTTACAGTCAAAGTATTTGAAGAAAACAGTTTCAACCTTCCCAGAAGATCATCTGATCAGGCAGAAGCCGGACAGAATATTGATATCAGAGATGTAAAACCCGGAGACTTATTGTTTTTTGCCACTGCCGGTGGTAGCAGAGTTTCTCATGTAGGAATCGTACATGACATAGGTAATGACGGAGAGGTGAGATTTATTCATGCCTCAACTTCAAAAGGAGTAATTATTTCTTCATTGAACGAGAAATACTGGAACAAAGCTTACCTGCATGCCCAAAGAGTATTATAA
- a CDS encoding DUF2029 domain-containing protein, whose amino-acid sequence MKEKFLKILLNPKYIFGVYLIVAIATALSKFSRGYQAINNYLIFKGVFFNTLDQKNLYLQYPEQYSDMNHYGIFFSLLIAPFAVMPDWMGIALWNVANTAIFLYAIHKLPFSDPKKALFALLCLQEYITAAVSLQFNVALVGLLMLSAIYIYERKEVQSATAIVIGIFVKLYGIVGLSQFFFIKNKVKFILAGMAVAVLCLCIPMIYSSPQFVIQSYSDWATSLISKNNDNQVLGNMQDISLMGFVRRILGDASISNLTFLAFGVPLFALPYIRIKQYKNYAFQLMILASTLLFLVLFSSGSESPTYIIAVAGVMIWFTLQKEKTPLVIGLLLFVIILTCFSPSDLFPKFIKQNYIIKYSLKAVPCIVVWLRVIYELMTKDFDKDYTLN is encoded by the coding sequence TTGAAAGAAAAATTTCTTAAAATATTGTTAAACCCCAAATACATATTTGGGGTTTATCTTATTGTAGCCATTGCTACAGCACTTTCCAAATTCTCAAGAGGATATCAGGCGATCAATAATTACCTGATTTTCAAGGGAGTATTTTTTAATACCCTTGATCAGAAAAATCTGTATTTACAATATCCTGAGCAATACTCCGATATGAATCATTACGGAATATTCTTCAGTCTATTGATTGCTCCTTTTGCCGTAATGCCGGACTGGATGGGAATTGCCTTGTGGAATGTTGCCAATACCGCAATCTTCCTGTATGCTATTCATAAACTTCCGTTTTCAGATCCTAAAAAAGCCCTTTTTGCTTTATTGTGCCTGCAGGAATATATTACTGCAGCCGTAAGCTTACAGTTTAATGTGGCTTTGGTAGGCCTTCTGATGCTGTCTGCAATTTACATTTACGAAAGAAAAGAAGTACAGTCTGCAACAGCCATCGTTATAGGGATTTTCGTGAAATTATATGGAATTGTAGGGTTGTCACAGTTTTTCTTTATTAAAAATAAGGTGAAATTTATCCTGGCAGGAATGGCAGTGGCAGTATTATGTCTGTGTATTCCGATGATCTATTCAAGCCCGCAGTTTGTGATTCAGAGTTACTCGGATTGGGCTACCTCTTTGATTTCAAAGAACAATGATAATCAGGTATTGGGGAATATGCAGGATATTTCTTTAATGGGATTTGTAAGAAGGATTTTAGGCGATGCTTCCATTTCCAATCTTACATTTTTAGCCTTTGGGGTTCCTTTATTTGCCTTGCCTTACATCAGAATCAAACAATATAAAAACTATGCATTTCAATTGATGATTCTGGCCTCTACACTATTGTTTCTGGTTTTATTTAGCTCAGGTTCAGAATCGCCAACATACATTATTGCAGTAGCAGGTGTCATGATCTGGTTTACCTTGCAAAAAGAAAAAACACCTCTTGTTATCGGACTGTTGCTGTTTGTGATTATCCTGACCTGTTTCTCACCATCAGATTTATTCCCGAAATTTATCAAGCAGAATTATATCATTAAATATTCTTTGAAAGCCGTACCTTGTATCGTCGTTTGGTTGAGAGTTATCTATGAACTGATGACTAAAGATTTTGATAAGGACTACACTTTAAATTAA